From one Parambassis ranga chromosome 5, fParRan2.1, whole genome shotgun sequence genomic stretch:
- the LOC114435420 gene encoding uncharacterized protein LOC114435420 encodes MARPFLVISLFVVSPVLGELVQVLQGDPVKFPPPPKCRTGEEAALIHRLRDDSSRLVASCPLNQDWKPGPDYSDRINQSASVVLSAANLNDHGLYEFTCKQRIVKHLQLDVLVPFEAHVSAGGTVRLPCYTVTAGESVQSVRWERHGELVLQRRSTESGKDSEERRVSVSADWHRTGDLSLTMEPAQPGDRGVYFCYFYSNGQKRRGNPAAVRLEVPQRVPEPPARTPPPPPQQQQSECHTGTTIITTVTVMAVLFVPLIAFLGWKLKSRGFETNQPEQKNVWEGGEDRGEEGSGQEEDTKFNIVMV; translated from the exons ATGGCTCGTCCATTTCTCGTCATCAGTCTCTTCGTGGTCTCTCCTGTGCTTGGAGAACTAGTCCAGGTTCTTCAGGGAGACCCGGTAAAGTTTCCACCGCCTCCAAAGTGCCGCACAGGGGAAGAAGCCGCTCTGATCCACCGGCTGAGAGATGACAGCAGCCGGCTGGTAGCGTCCTGTCCTCTGAATCAGGACTGGAAGCCGGGACCAGATTACAGTGACAGGATCAATCAGAGCGCCTCTGTCGTTCTCAGCGCCGCGAACTTGAACGACCACGGCCTCTATGAGTTCACCTGCAAACAGCGCATCGTGAAACACCTGCAGCTGGATGTGCTCGTTCCCTTCGAGGCTCATGTATCAGCCGGTGGGACGGTCAGACTCCCCTGTTACACCGTGACTGCCGGGGAGTCCGTGCAGTCAGTGCGCTGGGAGAGACACGGAGAGCTGGTGCTGCAGCGCAGAAGCACCGAGTCCGGGAAAGACTCCGAGGAAAGACGAGTGTCTGTGTCAGCGGACTGGCACCGCACAGGGGACCTGTCACTCACCATGGAGCCGGCTCAGCCCGGAGACCGGGGGGTCTACTTCTGCTACTTCTACTCAAACGGACAGAAGAGACGCGGAAACCCTGCAGCAGTGAGACTGGAGGTCCCGCAGAGGGTCCCTGAACCACCTGCGCGCACACCGCCGCCTCccccccagcagcag cagtcagagtgCCACACTGggaccaccatcatcaccacagtCACAGTGATGGCTGTGCTCTTTGTGCCGCTGATCGCTTTTCTTGGCTGGAAACTGAAGAGCAGAGGATTTGAGACGAACCAACCCGAGCAGAAGAACGTCTGGGAAGGCggtgaggacagaggagaggaggggagcggacaggaggaggacaccaaATTTAACATAGTGATGGTTTAG